In Thermococcus thioreducens, a genomic segment contains:
- a CDS encoding DUF192 domain-containing protein produces MLINETKGRTWHGKVKLADSFFKRFRGLMLVRDINYALVFVLPAETKANASIHMFFMLSDIDVIWLDSARRVVDFKTAKKWRLYAPKKPAKYIIEGPVGITRVLEIEQGDVINWTPSEENEKSVPVKVSLPEKISFEGSNGIAMAESVREAKAEGN; encoded by the coding sequence ATGCTCATCAACGAGACCAAAGGCAGAACATGGCACGGAAAGGTCAAGCTCGCGGACAGCTTCTTCAAGCGCTTTAGGGGACTAATGCTGGTTAGAGACATCAACTACGCCCTTGTTTTTGTATTGCCAGCCGAAACAAAGGCTAACGCTTCTATTCACATGTTCTTCATGCTGAGCGATATAGACGTCATCTGGCTCGATTCAGCGAGACGGGTGGTGGATTTCAAAACCGCCAAAAAGTGGCGCCTCTACGCTCCGAAAAAGCCCGCGAAGTACATAATTGAGGGGCCGGTCGGGATAACGCGGGTTCTTGAGATCGAGCAGGGAGACGTAATAAACTGGACACCGAGCGAAGAGAATGAAAAGTCCGTGCCGGTGAAGGTGTCGCTGCCGGAGAAGATTTCCTTTGAAGGTTCGAACGGCATAGCGATGGCCGAGAGCGTTAGGGAAGCCAAGGCCGAGGGGAACTAA
- a CDS encoding BMP family lipoprotein, which translates to MRKWLSLFLIGLLAISVVASGCISGGGETSTQTKGKIAIVYDVGGRGDLSFNDMAYIGAKKASEDFNLELVELQSNTEDDYVKNLETLAQQGDYLVIIAVGFMMTDAVKKVAAEYPNQHFAIIDGFDPEMPDNVMMILFKENEGSALVGALSALIAADSGKDKVGIVLGMEIPVLYKFEGGYRFGVAWAEDYYKQKTGKDVKIDVLYQYTGTFTDPAKGYQAAKAQLDQGAWVIYQVAGGTGVGVFQAVEEYLKAHNQKMGPPFAVGVDSAQDWIKPGAIIASMMKRVDVGVYTAVKDAVEGNFKGGVVELGLKEGGVGVSTVDDVMAMFDSLPADTQQQKLKELGFNSKDDLKKYLEDTRKQVPDWIWQAVDELKGKIVSGEIKVPKAFNKDEIEAIRNAKTWQEMMQLAK; encoded by the coding sequence ATGAGGAAGTGGTTGAGCCTGTTTTTAATCGGCCTCCTGGCCATAAGCGTCGTGGCCAGCGGCTGCATAAGCGGTGGAGGAGAAACATCCACTCAGACCAAGGGCAAGATTGCCATCGTCTATGACGTCGGTGGAAGGGGTGACCTGAGCTTTAACGACATGGCTTACATAGGTGCCAAAAAGGCTTCAGAGGACTTCAACCTTGAGCTCGTTGAGCTCCAGAGCAACACAGAGGACGACTACGTCAAGAACCTTGAGACCCTCGCCCAGCAGGGCGACTACCTCGTTATAATTGCGGTCGGTTTCATGATGACCGATGCCGTCAAGAAGGTCGCTGCCGAGTATCCGAACCAGCACTTTGCAATCATCGACGGCTTTGACCCGGAGATGCCGGACAACGTCATGATGATACTCTTCAAGGAGAACGAGGGGTCTGCACTTGTGGGTGCCCTCTCTGCCCTCATCGCCGCCGACAGCGGTAAGGACAAGGTTGGAATCGTCCTTGGAATGGAGATACCCGTCCTCTACAAGTTCGAGGGTGGCTATCGCTTCGGTGTTGCCTGGGCCGAGGACTACTACAAGCAGAAGACCGGAAAGGACGTTAAGATAGACGTCCTCTACCAGTACACCGGAACCTTCACCGACCCCGCTAAGGGCTACCAGGCCGCAAAGGCCCAGCTTGACCAGGGTGCCTGGGTCATCTACCAGGTCGCCGGTGGAACCGGTGTTGGCGTCTTCCAGGCCGTTGAGGAGTACCTCAAGGCCCACAACCAGAAGATGGGCCCGCCGTTCGCGGTCGGTGTTGACTCCGCCCAGGACTGGATTAAGCCGGGAGCCATCATCGCCAGCATGATGAAGCGCGTTGATGTCGGTGTCTATACCGCCGTCAAGGACGCCGTCGAGGGCAACTTCAAGGGCGGTGTTGTCGAGCTCGGCCTCAAGGAAGGCGGTGTCGGCGTCAGCACCGTTGACGACGTTATGGCCATGTTTGACTCACTTCCTGCGGACACACAGCAGCAGAAGCTCAAGGAGCTTGGATTCAACAGTAAGGATGACCTTAAGAAGTACCTTGAGGACACTAGGAAGCAGGTTCCGGACTGGATCTGGCAGGCCGTCGATGAGCTCAAGGGGAAGATAGTCAGCGGCGAGATCAAGGTTCCGAAGGCCTTCAACAAGGACGAGATCGAGGCCATCAGGAACGCTAAGACCTGGCAGGAAATGATGCAGCTTGCCAAGTGA
- a CDS encoding 2-oxoacid:ferredoxin oxidoreductase subunit beta, which produces MANRIYSTYPMVKYLRKEALPTALCPGCGGGTVLNAFANAIDQLKLDPRDLVVVSGIGCSAWIASPYFLADTLHTTHGRAIAFATGVKVGLPDKKVVVISGDGDLASIGGNHLLHAARRNIDMTVILVNNFIYGMTGGQVAPTTPFGAKTTTSPYRNIEHPLQISETVAAAGASYVARWTTAHVYQLIESIKKALQVKGFSLVEVISQCPVQYGRRNRMKEPAEMLRWFLKNSVPVSKAKNMSPEELEGKFIIGEIINRQRPEFTEELNKLIDEVQEHFGLKGE; this is translated from the coding sequence ATGGCGAATAGGATATACTCCACCTACCCGATGGTCAAGTACCTCCGCAAGGAAGCCCTACCCACAGCCCTCTGCCCCGGCTGTGGCGGTGGAACTGTTCTCAACGCCTTTGCAAATGCAATTGACCAGCTCAAGCTCGACCCGAGGGATTTGGTCGTCGTCAGCGGAATAGGCTGCTCCGCCTGGATAGCCTCGCCGTACTTCCTCGCGGACACGCTCCACACGACCCACGGAAGGGCGATAGCCTTCGCAACCGGCGTCAAGGTTGGCCTTCCCGACAAGAAGGTCGTCGTCATAAGCGGAGACGGCGACCTGGCGAGCATAGGCGGCAACCACCTCCTCCATGCGGCAAGGAGGAACATCGACATGACGGTCATCCTCGTGAACAACTTCATCTATGGAATGACGGGCGGACAGGTGGCCCCAACGACACCTTTCGGCGCAAAGACCACAACCAGCCCGTACAGGAACATAGAACACCCGCTCCAGATTTCCGAGACTGTCGCTGCCGCCGGAGCGAGCTACGTTGCCAGGTGGACAACCGCCCACGTCTACCAGCTCATCGAGAGCATCAAGAAGGCCCTCCAGGTGAAGGGCTTCTCGCTCGTTGAGGTCATCTCCCAGTGTCCCGTCCAGTACGGAAGGAGGAACAGGATGAAGGAGCCGGCCGAGATGCTCAGGTGGTTCCTCAAGAACTCCGTTCCTGTCAGCAAAGCGAAGAACATGAGCCCAGAAGAGCTTGAGGGCAAGTTCATCATCGGCGAGATAATTAACAGACAGAGGCCCGAGTTCACGGAGGAGCTCAACAAGCTGATTGACGAAGTCCAGGAGCACTTCGGGCTTAAGGGGGAGTGA
- a CDS encoding 2-oxoglutarate ferredoxin oxidoreductase subunit delta, whose protein sequence is MAEDSKTVVEKVEYLVTGKAEGVVEIDVDTFLCKGCGICLEMCPRKVFEWSRELSEKGVHYPVPVDAEKCVKCKLCELLCPDFAIAVRW, encoded by the coding sequence ATGGCCGAAGATTCAAAAACCGTGGTCGAAAAGGTGGAGTATCTGGTCACCGGCAAGGCCGAGGGCGTTGTTGAGATCGATGTGGACACTTTTCTGTGCAAGGGCTGCGGCATCTGTCTTGAAATGTGCCCAAGGAAAGTCTTCGAATGGAGCAGGGAGCTGAGCGAGAAGGGTGTCCACTACCCGGTTCCTGTTGACGCCGAAAAGTGCGTCAAGTGTAAGCTCTGTGAGCTGCTCTGTCCCGACTTTGCTATAGCGGTAAGGTGGTGA
- a CDS encoding DUF2283 domain-containing protein has translation MRIEYSQDADVLVIFLKDDKIVDSIDIEEGIIAHLNERGEIVEIEVLDASKSVDFTELIVRIPSGVIT, from the coding sequence ATGAGGATAGAGTACTCCCAAGATGCTGACGTTCTCGTGATTTTTTTGAAAGATGACAAGATAGTGGATTCCATAGACATTGAGGAAGGCATAATAGCCCACCTCAACGAGAGGGGAGAAATCGTGGAGATAGAGGTGCTTGATGCTTCAAAATCTGTTGATTTTACGGAGCTGATAGTCAGGATTCCAAGTGGGGTGATAACATGA
- a CDS encoding 2-oxoacid:acceptor oxidoreductase subunit alpha, with the protein MRYPFPVGKSDFIQGDEAIARAAILAGCRFYAGYPITPASEIFEAMALYMPLVDGVSIQMEDELASMAAIIGASWAGAKAMTATSGPGFSLMMENLGYAIMTETPVVVVDVQRGGPSTGQPTLAAQGDIMQAIWGTHGDHSLIVLSPSTVQEAFDFTIRAFNLAEKYRTPVVLLTDAEIAHMRERVYIPNPGEIEIIDRKLPANEEEAKYPFGDIHGDGVPPMPIFGKGYRTYVTGLTHDERGRPRTVDAEVHEKLIKRIIGKIENNRKDIISYHTYELDDAEIAIVSTGIVSRSAVRAVKILRERGVKAGLLKLNTIWPFDFDMIEELAERVRKIYVPEMNLGQLYHLVKEGANGKAEVELIAKIGGEVHTPMEIAERVVG; encoded by the coding sequence ATGAGGTACCCTTTTCCTGTCGGTAAGAGCGACTTCATCCAGGGTGATGAGGCCATAGCGAGGGCGGCCATCCTGGCCGGCTGCAGGTTCTATGCGGGATATCCCATCACCCCCGCAAGTGAGATCTTCGAGGCGATGGCGCTCTACATGCCCCTCGTTGATGGGGTAAGCATACAGATGGAGGACGAGCTGGCGAGCATGGCTGCCATAATAGGCGCCTCATGGGCCGGTGCGAAAGCCATGACCGCAACGAGCGGCCCGGGATTCAGCCTTATGATGGAGAACCTCGGCTACGCGATAATGACTGAAACCCCGGTCGTCGTCGTTGATGTTCAGCGCGGAGGTCCGTCGACGGGCCAGCCAACCCTTGCCGCCCAGGGCGACATAATGCAGGCAATCTGGGGAACCCACGGCGACCACTCGCTCATAGTCCTCAGTCCTTCAACCGTCCAGGAGGCCTTTGACTTCACGATAAGGGCCTTCAACCTGGCAGAGAAGTACAGGACGCCGGTGGTTCTTCTCACCGATGCCGAGATAGCCCACATGCGCGAGCGCGTTTACATTCCAAATCCCGGGGAGATAGAGATTATAGACCGTAAGCTGCCGGCCAACGAGGAGGAGGCCAAGTATCCCTTCGGGGACATACACGGCGACGGTGTTCCACCCATGCCGATATTCGGAAAGGGCTACCGCACATACGTTACCGGCCTCACCCACGACGAGCGCGGAAGGCCCAGAACGGTCGATGCTGAGGTTCACGAGAAGCTGATAAAGAGGATAATCGGAAAGATAGAGAACAACAGGAAGGACATAATCTCATACCACACCTACGAGCTTGACGACGCCGAGATAGCGATAGTGAGCACGGGTATAGTCTCGCGCTCGGCGGTAAGGGCCGTTAAGATACTCCGCGAGAGGGGCGTTAAGGCCGGCCTCCTCAAGCTCAACACGATATGGCCCTTCGACTTTGACATGATCGAAGAGCTTGCCGAGCGCGTGAGAAAGATATACGTCCCGGAGATGAACCTCGGACAGCTCTATCACCTCGTCAAGGAAGGGGCGAACGGGAAAGCTGAGGTCGAGCTCATAGCGAAGATAGGCGGCGAGGTCCACACTCCGATGGAGATAGCCGAGAGGGTGGTGGGCTGA
- a CDS encoding DUF4258 domain-containing protein, with amino-acid sequence MIIREELHERGRIYTISSDGRKCRVLLTFHAIERAKRWNLSIEEVLNALIFPREVVSGHHGRFIAHYPLNDHIIRVVYEYEADLPVVVTVYKPRKERYFKGGGGYEDRVLPRC; translated from the coding sequence GTGATAATCAGAGAGGAGCTTCACGAAAGGGGAAGAATCTACACGATAAGCTCTGATGGCAGGAAATGCAGGGTACTTCTCACTTTTCACGCCATAGAGCGGGCGAAGAGATGGAATCTTTCAATCGAGGAAGTTTTAAACGCACTCATTTTTCCGAGGGAGGTTGTGAGTGGACATCACGGAAGGTTCATAGCCCACTATCCCCTCAACGACCACATCATCAGGGTGGTTTATGAATACGAAGCTGATCTTCCGGTTGTTGTAACGGTTTATAAGCCCCGGAAAGAGAGGTATTTTAAGGGCGGTGGAGGATATGAGGATAGAGTACTCCCAAGATGCTGA
- a CDS encoding 2-oxoacid:ferredoxin oxidoreductase subunit beta, whose protein sequence is MYLKSAYEIRDKYLRKDMLPTIFCPGCGIGSALQYTLRAIDDLGLNPDEIVWVSGIGCSSRVPGFVNFDGLHTTHGRALAFATGIKLANPDLKIIAFMGDGDAAAIGGNHFIHAIRRNLDVTVILINNFTYGMTGGQVAPTALKGLRGTTAPYGQFENPFDIADLAVSAGANYVARWSVFNYLQGINSIKKALQKEGFTLVEFLSPCPISFGRRNRMKTAPELLRWYQKITVPLAKAKKMPPEELEGKIVIGEFVDRDRPGLVREYEAYKKRAKKMMGWEE, encoded by the coding sequence ATGTACCTGAAATCCGCTTACGAGATTCGCGACAAGTACCTGAGAAAGGACATGCTTCCTACAATATTCTGTCCGGGCTGTGGAATAGGCTCAGCTTTACAGTACACACTCCGCGCGATAGACGACCTTGGCCTCAACCCGGACGAGATAGTCTGGGTCAGCGGGATAGGCTGCTCCTCCCGCGTTCCGGGCTTCGTCAACTTCGACGGCCTCCACACGACCCACGGGAGGGCTTTAGCGTTTGCCACCGGCATAAAGCTCGCAAACCCAGACCTCAAGATAATCGCATTCATGGGCGACGGCGACGCTGCTGCAATAGGCGGGAACCACTTCATCCACGCCATCAGAAGGAACCTCGACGTCACGGTGATACTCATCAACAACTTCACCTACGGAATGACAGGTGGACAGGTAGCGCCTACAGCTCTTAAGGGCCTGCGCGGAACCACAGCGCCGTACGGCCAGTTTGAGAACCCCTTCGACATAGCTGACTTGGCCGTCTCTGCCGGGGCCAACTACGTGGCCCGGTGGAGCGTCTTCAACTACCTCCAGGGGATCAACAGCATCAAGAAGGCTCTCCAGAAGGAGGGCTTCACGCTCGTTGAGTTCCTCTCGCCGTGTCCAATAAGCTTCGGAAGGAGGAACAGGATGAAGACGGCCCCGGAGCTTCTCCGCTGGTACCAGAAAATAACCGTCCCGCTGGCGAAAGCCAAAAAGATGCCCCCGGAGGAGCTTGAGGGCAAGATAGTCATCGGCGAGTTCGTGGACAGGGACAGGCCCGGCCTCGTGAGGGAGTATGAGGCCTACAAGAAGCGCGCCAAGAAAATGATGGGGTGGGAAGAATGA
- a CDS encoding 2-oxoacid:ferredoxin oxidoreductase subunit gamma: protein MRREILFSGFGGQGVILASVILGRTAAVYENLYAVQTQAYGPESRGGASKAEVVISDEPIDYPKTLKPDCAVFFSQEAYNKYLHTVREGARIIVEEDLVPHRDFEFEKKLEVLSLPLTEIAEETTGLSLTMNILALGILTAWTGVVGREAIEKAVLDAVPKGTEEINLKALHKGFELGEKAKSGEL from the coding sequence ATGAGGAGGGAGATACTCTTCAGCGGCTTCGGCGGTCAGGGGGTTATACTCGCCAGCGTCATCCTTGGCAGGACGGCGGCCGTTTACGAAAACCTCTACGCGGTGCAGACGCAGGCCTACGGGCCAGAGTCGAGGGGAGGAGCGAGCAAGGCCGAAGTAGTTATCAGTGACGAGCCCATAGACTACCCCAAGACGCTGAAGCCGGACTGCGCGGTGTTTTTCTCACAGGAGGCCTACAACAAGTACCTTCACACGGTGAGGGAGGGTGCCAGGATAATAGTCGAGGAGGACCTCGTTCCCCACAGGGATTTTGAGTTTGAGAAAAAGCTTGAGGTGCTCTCGCTACCGCTCACGGAGATAGCCGAGGAAACCACCGGACTGAGCCTCACCATGAACATCCTCGCACTCGGAATCCTTACCGCATGGACCGGGGTAGTGGGAAGGGAGGCCATAGAGAAGGCCGTTTTGGACGCTGTGCCGAAGGGAACGGAGGAGATAAACCTGAAGGCTCTCCACAAGGGCTTTGAACTTGGAGAGAAGGCCAAGTCAGGGGAACTTTGA
- the surE gene encoding 5'/3'-nucleotidase SurE encodes MPRILITNDDGIYSKGIRAAVEAVQDLGEVYVVAPLFQRSASGRAMTLHRPLRAKLVDVPGAKVAYGLDGMPVDCVIFALARFSDFDLAISGINLGENLSTEITVSGTASAAIETATHGIPSIAVSLEVDWRKTLSEGEGIDFSVASHFLRRIAKAVLERGFPDGVDMLNVNVPRDATPETEIAITRLARRRYRPTIEERLDPRGHPYYWIVGRKCEKFEPGTDAYALKVERKVSVTPVNIDMTAKIDFEELGGILLGK; translated from the coding sequence ATGCCACGGATACTCATCACGAACGACGATGGAATTTATTCAAAGGGCATCCGTGCCGCAGTTGAGGCCGTCCAGGACCTCGGTGAGGTGTATGTGGTTGCCCCTCTCTTTCAGAGGAGTGCCAGCGGCCGCGCTATGACCCTTCACAGGCCCCTTAGGGCCAAGCTCGTTGACGTCCCAGGCGCAAAGGTTGCCTACGGCCTTGATGGAATGCCAGTGGACTGTGTAATCTTCGCCCTCGCGCGCTTCTCCGACTTCGACCTCGCCATAAGCGGCATTAACCTTGGAGAAAACCTCAGCACCGAGATAACAGTTTCCGGAACTGCATCTGCCGCCATTGAAACTGCCACGCACGGTATTCCCAGCATAGCCGTGAGCCTCGAAGTCGACTGGAGGAAAACCCTCAGCGAGGGGGAGGGAATAGACTTCTCCGTTGCGTCGCATTTTCTGAGGAGGATAGCCAAGGCGGTTCTTGAGAGGGGCTTTCCCGACGGCGTTGACATGCTCAACGTGAACGTGCCCAGGGATGCCACACCTGAGACAGAAATAGCGATAACGAGACTCGCCAGGAGGAGGTACCGCCCGACCATAGAGGAGCGCCTCGACCCGAGGGGACATCCCTACTACTGGATAGTCGGGAGGAAGTGCGAGAAGTTCGAGCCCGGGACAGACGCCTACGCCCTGAAGGTTGAAAGAAAGGTCAGCGTCACGCCGGTGAACATAGACATGACGGCTAAAATAGATTTTGAGGAGCTTGGAGGGATTCTCTTGGGGAAATAA
- a CDS encoding 2-oxoacid:acceptor oxidoreductase subunit alpha, producing MIIRGDEPDQVRLIRKLYKPGNYFMQGNEAVAYGAIFAGCRFYAGYPITPSSEIAETMARELPKLGGYYLQMEDEIGSIAAMIGASWTGFKVMTATAGPGFSLMQENLGYAVMTETPLVLVDVQRSGPSTGQATKGAQGDFFQARWGTHGDHPIIAVSPTSGQDAFWETIRAFNIAEKLRTPVVVLFDGVLAHTREQIRIPDIEEVEIAYRKLPENEEEAKLPFGDPHGDGVPPMPLFGHGYFTHVTGSTHKETGLRDVYTPEVHDRLVRRIHRKIEKNMDVYEKYEEHFTEDAEILVVSWGVTARPALGAVLKTRREGINVGLFVPKTVHPFPAERMRELAKRARAVLVAEMNLGQMIIEVERYVNDDVLLKGVNKIGGVPLTVEEILREIRGVA from the coding sequence ATGATCATTCGTGGTGACGAGCCTGACCAGGTCAGGCTCATTAGAAAGCTCTACAAGCCGGGCAACTACTTTATGCAGGGCAATGAGGCGGTTGCCTACGGGGCAATATTTGCAGGTTGTCGCTTCTACGCAGGCTATCCGATAACCCCATCCAGCGAGATAGCCGAAACAATGGCCAGGGAGCTTCCAAAGCTCGGCGGCTACTACCTCCAGATGGAAGACGAAATAGGAAGCATAGCGGCTATGATAGGCGCCTCCTGGACGGGCTTCAAGGTGATGACGGCAACGGCCGGGCCAGGTTTTTCGCTCATGCAGGAAAACCTCGGCTACGCTGTGATGACCGAGACTCCCCTCGTCCTTGTCGATGTCCAGAGGAGCGGTCCATCAACCGGCCAGGCCACAAAGGGTGCTCAGGGCGACTTCTTCCAGGCAAGGTGGGGGACGCACGGAGACCACCCGATAATAGCGGTTTCTCCGACGAGCGGGCAGGATGCATTCTGGGAGACGATTAGGGCATTCAACATAGCTGAGAAGCTGAGAACGCCGGTCGTGGTTCTCTTCGACGGTGTTCTGGCCCACACGAGGGAGCAGATAAGGATCCCGGACATCGAGGAGGTGGAGATAGCCTACCGCAAGCTTCCGGAGAACGAGGAAGAGGCAAAGCTCCCCTTCGGCGACCCCCACGGGGACGGCGTCCCACCGATGCCGCTCTTCGGCCACGGCTACTTCACCCACGTCACCGGTTCGACCCACAAGGAGACCGGTCTGCGCGATGTCTACACGCCAGAGGTTCACGATAGGCTCGTGAGGAGAATCCACCGCAAGATCGAGAAGAACATGGACGTTTACGAGAAGTACGAGGAGCACTTCACCGAAGATGCTGAAATCCTCGTTGTCAGCTGGGGCGTAACGGCAAGACCTGCCCTCGGAGCGGTTCTCAAGACCAGGAGAGAGGGAATAAACGTCGGCCTCTTCGTACCCAAGACCGTCCACCCGTTCCCGGCTGAGAGGATGCGTGAGCTGGCCAAGAGGGCACGGGCAGTGCTCGTCGCAGAGATGAACCTCGGGCAGATGATAATAGAAGTCGAGCGCTATGTCAACGACGACGTCCTCCTCAAAGGTGTGAACAAAATCGGCGGTGTGCCTCTGACCGTTGAGGAGATCCTCCGCGAGATAAGGGGTGTTGCCTGA
- a CDS encoding 2-oxoacid:ferredoxin oxidoreductase subunit gamma, whose translation MQVRFAGIGGQGVVLAGVILGEAAAIEGLNVVQTQDYSSASRGGHSIADVIISKEPIYDLIVTEADVLVALAQLGYDTVKDELRKDGLLIIDTDLVKPDRDHIGAPFTRLAEESTGLALTVNMVALGYLVAKTGVVKKESVEEAIRRRVPNGTEEINIKAFRVGYEEGTK comes from the coding sequence ATGCAGGTTAGGTTTGCCGGCATAGGCGGTCAGGGTGTTGTGCTCGCGGGGGTAATACTCGGTGAGGCCGCCGCCATAGAGGGGCTGAACGTCGTCCAGACCCAGGACTACAGCTCGGCCAGCAGGGGCGGCCACTCAATAGCGGACGTCATCATCTCAAAGGAGCCGATTTACGACCTCATAGTCACCGAGGCGGACGTCCTGGTTGCCCTCGCCCAGCTCGGCTACGACACCGTAAAAGACGAGCTGAGGAAGGATGGATTGCTTATTATAGACACCGACCTGGTTAAGCCCGATAGAGACCACATCGGCGCACCCTTTACCCGGCTCGCCGAGGAGAGCACCGGCCTGGCACTCACAGTCAACATGGTAGCGCTTGGCTACCTCGTGGCGAAGACGGGAGTTGTGAAGAAGGAAAGCGTCGAGGAGGCAATCCGGAGGCGCGTCCCGAATGGAACGGAGGAGATAAACATCAAAGCCTTCAGGGTTGGATATGAGGAGGGAACCAAGTGA
- a CDS encoding archaeosine biosynthesis radical SAM protein RaSEA, which translates to MTYWTSEDNVAGKPGTALFIILPTIGCYRFRINEACYMCAYPTAAPKVKWSQEAIVDYVREALKKIEGKKGPFAVRMFTSGSFLDNGELKPETRRKIFEILADFDDVREIVIESRSELVRYEAVKELAEIVPDRHFEVAVGLETANDDIADVSINKGNTFEDFVKAAEITHEAGAKVKAYLLLKPIFLSERDGINDVKESITRAEPYTDTFSINITDIQKGTLYERLWEKGEYRPPWLWSAVEVLLWAKKRFPNKRILSDPVGAGSKRGPHNCLTEYDRVIGRAIKKFSATQDLSHIENLKPECRESWEYIVENGLLDWQLVTW; encoded by the coding sequence ATGACATACTGGACGAGCGAGGACAACGTTGCCGGCAAGCCCGGGACGGCGCTCTTCATAATCCTGCCCACGATAGGCTGCTACCGCTTTAGAATAAACGAGGCCTGCTACATGTGCGCCTACCCAACGGCCGCGCCGAAGGTTAAGTGGAGCCAGGAAGCCATAGTTGACTACGTAAGAGAGGCCCTTAAGAAAATCGAGGGCAAGAAAGGGCCCTTTGCAGTCAGGATGTTCACCTCCGGCTCGTTCCTGGACAACGGAGAGCTCAAACCGGAGACGAGGAGGAAAATCTTCGAGATTCTGGCGGATTTCGATGATGTTAGGGAGATAGTCATCGAGAGCAGAAGCGAACTCGTCCGCTACGAGGCAGTGAAGGAGCTGGCAGAGATAGTCCCTGACAGGCACTTCGAAGTTGCCGTAGGCCTCGAAACCGCCAACGACGATATAGCCGATGTTTCAATCAACAAGGGCAACACCTTCGAGGATTTTGTTAAGGCCGCGGAGATAACCCACGAGGCCGGAGCAAAGGTCAAAGCGTACCTCCTTCTCAAGCCAATATTCCTGAGCGAGCGCGACGGCATAAATGACGTCAAGGAGAGCATAACCAGGGCAGAACCCTACACGGACACCTTCTCGATAAACATCACGGACATCCAGAAGGGAACGCTCTACGAGAGGCTGTGGGAGAAGGGTGAATACCGCCCGCCCTGGCTCTGGAGTGCCGTTGAGGTTCTTCTCTGGGCGAAGAAGAGATTCCCGAACAAGAGGATCCTGAGCGACCCGGTGGGGGCTGGCTCGAAGCGCGGTCCGCACAACTGCCTCACCGAGTACGACAGGGTCATAGGTAGGGCGATAAAGAAGTTCTCGGCCACGCAGGATTTGAGCCATATCGAGAACCTCAAGCCGGAGTGCCGCGAGAGTTGGGAGTACATAGTTGAGAACGGCCTCCTCGACTGGCAGCTGGTGACGTGGTGA
- the ftsY gene encoding signal recognition particle-docking protein FtsY codes for MLGKLKEKLGSFVDKVSQTEISEKDVENALWDLEIELLEADVALETVEELKERIKEKLVGQKVKIGTNKKALVEKAVRGAVLEVLTPEKRIDLLELIRSKEEKPFVIAFVGFNGSGKTTTIAKLAHWLKKNGLSVVIAASDTFRAGAIEQVEEHARRVGVKVIKHSYGADPAAVAYDAIQHAKARGLDVVLIDTAGRNELNRNLMDEMRKIARVTRPDLVIFVGDSLAGNSVVEQAKQFNEAVKIDGVILTKLDADARGGAALSISHAIGAPILFVGVGQGYDDLRPFDEKWFVERIFGEE; via the coding sequence ATGCTGGGAAAACTCAAGGAGAAGTTAGGCTCATTCGTGGACAAGGTCTCACAGACTGAAATAAGCGAGAAGGACGTGGAAAACGCACTCTGGGATCTGGAGATAGAACTCCTTGAGGCTGATGTTGCCCTTGAAACGGTTGAGGAGCTGAAGGAAAGGATAAAAGAGAAACTTGTTGGTCAGAAGGTAAAGATAGGTACCAACAAAAAGGCACTGGTCGAAAAGGCCGTCCGTGGGGCCGTCCTTGAGGTTCTGACACCTGAGAAGAGAATAGACCTCCTTGAGCTGATCCGGTCAAAGGAGGAGAAGCCCTTCGTCATAGCCTTCGTGGGCTTCAACGGCTCCGGGAAGACGACGACCATAGCCAAGCTCGCCCACTGGCTCAAGAAGAACGGTCTAAGCGTTGTCATAGCCGCAAGCGACACCTTCAGGGCTGGAGCGATTGAGCAGGTTGAGGAGCACGCAAGGCGCGTTGGCGTCAAGGTCATCAAGCACTCCTACGGTGCCGACCCCGCGGCAGTAGCCTACGACGCAATACAGCACGCGAAGGCGAGGGGGCTGGATGTCGTCCTTATAGACACCGCGGGCAGAAACGAGCTGAACAGGAACCTCATGGACGAGATGAGGAAGATAGCGCGCGTAACTAGGCCAGACCTCGTCATCTTCGTCGGCGACAGTTTGGCCGGCAACTCAGTGGTCGAACAGGCAAAGCAGTTCAACGAGGCGGTTAAGATAGACGGGGTAATCCTCACCAAGCTCGACGCGGACGCGAGGGGCGGCGCCGCTTTGAGCATAAGCCACGCGATTGGGGCGCCGATACTCTTCGTCGGCGTCGGCCAGGGCTACGACGACCTAAGGCCCTTCGACGAGAAGTGGTTCGTCGAGAGGATTTTCGGGGAGGAGTGA